The Rhodamnia argentea isolate NSW1041297 chromosome 7, ASM2092103v1, whole genome shotgun sequence genome contains the following window.
GGCCTTAGCATAAAGCACTCGTTAATTAGAAAATCATAAGGTCATAAATAATGACGATCTTGTTAGATCGTCAAGGTAGCGACTCCCTTAATTTTATACTTCTCAAAGATTAAGTATTGCACTTAAAGTTCCTCCAATAGGTAAAGCGAACaatagaagttaaaattttatgGCAGGCTAAATACCCAAAAAGCTCCCaaactttagcatctgtcccaattatatccaattttttttatttcataaagaaattctcaacttttacttttgcatAATACCCAAAGAAATcttaactttagcatatgtctcaattatatccaaaacttctttttgtctcataaaacacCAAACTTCTGCTTTTGTTCTAATTCTACCACAGTTAGCCTTTCGTTCATAATCATCATTAATTAATCATGCGTGGCATGTTCACATGGTTAATAAATGCTAAAGtgtgggatttttttgggttgtaGGCCTTTTATGTCATATGGATTCAAAAAGATGATTtgatgaatatttttattctaaaataaaacatcaagaaaattaTTACAGTAAAATTACGACCAAATGGTTGTGGAAAAGAATGTATTGAAATATGACCATTACTATAGAGAGCTAAATTTAAGCACGGTAATGTCCGAATTACTTAAGTAGACCGACCTGAATATGATGTACGATTAATTGcgtaaaaaataaggaaaatttaaaattagtcTGTAATTCGATCTCGGTCGAGTCGAATCTCTGGCATGAAATTTCCTATTTGTTTGGCTGTAAAAGGGTGTTGGAAATGGAAGTAAAATTGATTCTCGacgaaaggaacaaaaaaaaaaaaatatgaaaggaaATTGATTTAAATTAGAGGAAAGTATTGTCCTGGGACCCACACGTTTATTTTCCTTCGGAATTGGAAGGAATTGCGTTTCTTGCGGCTTTCTTCCATTATCGCCCCTCGCTTTTATTCGAATCTagacaagataaaaaaaacatatttaagcAAAGCTTCGTttctttcgtgaaaaataaatatttttaaaaatattttacaaagatTGACCACTTGTATctctttaaaataattagccaataaaatatatttctcttttttacaacaatttatatctaaatattttcgaagACGATAAAAACATATATCATccgttcatttttgtaagcaataaaaataattgtttcgggaaaataatttccaaataGTATTTTTCCGTGAACTAAACCGAGTCTAAACTTCACTCATTCTATTTCCCTCATTTCCCTTTGGTAAGTATTCAAATGACACAAggtaatttaaaatttaaatttcgaTCTTTTTCCactcaatttgttttcttaacCAAATTTTAAACCTAACATGTCTTTCCGTAGGGGATCGGCAGGATAGGGTAGGAAGGGATACACCTTTGCTTGACTATGTAATTGACTGATACATCGGAAAATGAGGATTTGCCCGATGAAGTCGCTGCAGCTTGAAGTTATGACTACACTTTTTTCGAGCATAGTCCGACATTCACTTTTAATATACTTGATAAATCGTAGTTTAGAGGAAAGCGATTTTCATCAGCATGATATTATAATGTGCAGTTTCACGATGTTGCTCCGTAgttaaatgcaaaaaaaaaaaaaaaattcgtgaccTATTAAGTTTCATAGTGTAGAATGccaggtttttttttgtcaaagtaaaAATGCCAATTAATTCACATACTTTATCGTAAAAAAAAAGACCCATTGATCaattaaagataaattttttGGGGACAAATGTgttgaaagtcctaaattttatcatgaaagtgtaattaaatcttataaatttcaaaaaatataaatttgtcatgaaagtgcactttttgaaagttttaggactcaattgtacttttttgataagttttaagatttgattgcaccttttaaaagttttaggacctaATTatactttcttgacaagttttaggattaaattttattttttttaagattttaaaattcaattacactttcataataagttttaaaacttcgtTTATATATAAAAGACGGGGCGGGGGGGGGGAAAGCGAGGGGCAATTCAGTCCAAGAAAGAAGTCTCCCACTGACCACTGTCTCGTCGCGAGAAACGTTGGGGTCGTCTCTCTCCCCCAAATTTAAAAATGGAGAAAGAGGAAAGGATATCTCCGCCTGTCTCGTCTCTCAAGGAGGAACCGACGAGACCTGACTCTGAgatctcctttctctctctgtctctgtctctctctctctcgtcctcaCTCAGATCCCCAATGGGAGAAGATGACAGAGAAGACAAGATGAGAGCTTGAGACACAAAACACCCGCACACATTCACGTTCTCTGCAGCAAGAAGAAAATCGCAGAACATGGGAATGGCTCGTTCTCTAGTTGGCCGCACTCTCGCGGTGGCGCTCCCgctcctcttccttctctccATCACCGCCTTATCTTCCGCCACACCACCACCCTCTCGCGCCCGAAAGCTCGGGTTTTTCTACACCCGCACCAGAGGACGATGCACTCCTCAGTAACCccatacctctctctctctctctctctctctctgtgtggaCTTAGTCGGGGCCGAATCGACGCGCTGCCTCCGGGGGCTGACTCGGGTTTGttgtttctattttattttattttttgatttttgcgCAGGTACTGGAGCAGTGGGCGAGAGAAGTGGCCGAGGATGGTGCCGAGGAAATCGACGGTGTCGAGGGCGTTCGGGTCGAGGGCGATCGCGGAGCGTTACGGCGGCGATCTGACGGTGTGGGAATCGACGGCCGGGGTGGTCGTCGGCGGGGGTGACGCGTACGGCAGGCTGGTGAAGCAGGCGAGCGCGGCCCTTCTCAACTCGTACGCCAGGAAAGGTTTCACCTACTCGGCTTGGGAAGTCAAGACTCTGCTCATCCAGGCCTTGGCCTCGCCGCGAGCCGCCGCCGATCAGGCCGGCCAGTTCGCCGTCGCCAATGAAGCTTGTAATTAACaaatcctttctcttttttctttttctctctatagAGATTTGATTAACCGTAGCCGTAGGTACAGAAATTATTTGCCAAATCAGCATGTGAAAGTGACATTATCGTTCTTCATTTCACGTTGAACAAGACCAGAATCATCCAACTATAGGACAGCTGGTCCGCTGTTTCGTTACGTCTACTTTAACCAAGTGGTTCTGTAATTGAATGACGTGTCTCAGTGCGCGTGTAAATTTTAGGGGTTTTAACTTTTTAACCAGCAGAGGGGTCACGCGATATCACGTGATGTCGCCCGACATATCCACAGTGAGAAAATCTGAGGGTCACGTGACTTGTCCCCATGTTTTTCATTGCTTTTCCTGGGCCCACTGACACGATCAGATCAGCCGGTGGGAGGCCCGATCAGATAGAGCCCGTTGCAGGCTGAGCTCATTCTCAACAAAAATAGAATAAACAAAATCAAAGGCTCCCAATTGCGCGTGCTTTCGTAAATCAAAGTGTCAGGATGAGCTCATGTTCAACTGTGTACAAGGtgtttcgccaaaaaaaaaaaaattagtgatttgGATAAAATAAacgaacaaaaaaatttattatcgtttgtgtaaatttttaaaacacAAATTGTTGTTGTGTCgattatgaaaatatatttaattaattaataatttcaaggatatttgcgatcatttttaggtaataagttatttatttttcgcgaaataaacggagcctaaatacTAGTATTATTCACGGTGTTGTTCACACCGGATCATTGCAACATAATCAACTCGAGTGCAGTAAACTTAGAAGAAGAGACTGCATTGATATGCTTCTGCTGCTCTCTTctcccaaaagaaagaaagaaagtgtaATCCAAAGGTACTTGTGTCAATTTGATTGgggagagaaacaaaaaaacattGGTTGTCGGATGGAATAACTCACGACAATTGGTAGAAAGTTTTAACATGAGGGGGCCAATCGCGGTCGCGGATGAAGAAGCTACAGAGCCGGAAGAACGTCTCTCCTTCGATTTTCATTGGTATGTTTCCTCACGTTTTTCAGCATAGCCAGGAATCACCTCCACATTCAATTTCACGCAAGCATATATTTTGATCTCTTCCGGTCCCTCCAAGCTCGACAGATCAGGCAACTTCTCCAAGGACTCGCACTTCTCCATCATCAACAGTTCTAGAGATGCTGGCATTttgccttgaatctcaaccagacaCTCACATTTTTCTATATGGAGTTTCCTTAGTTTCTTTGAATTACTCAAATCAGGTAATACCTCCAGACATCCAAGGAAAACAAGTGACAGAGTTTGAAGATACTCCAAACAGTCAAGGCCTTGAATCTCTGTAATTGCAGCCAATGTCATAGTGAGTTTCGATAGTTTCTTCAGATTTGATAGGTCTATCGCATGGACCGACATGTAGTTCTGGAGACTCAAGGATGATAGGCTTGCGGGAGGCCTCGGGAGGTAACGCAGATTCGGGCAACGGAGTTCGAGTGTCTTGAGATGAGAAAGGAGACCAATATCTGCAGATAAGGTAACTACAACTTTAGAGATCAACGTCAAAGACTCCAGTTTGCGCAACCTCCCTATCCACCATGGCATCGGATCTTCCACAAGCTTAGGAGTACGACCACCTTCACAAAAGCCCAGGCTCAACTCTCTCAAATTGACCAGGTCTGAGAGATTTGGAAGCTTCTTCGTGTGCAGTTTTAACAACTCTAATCTGATAAGACTTTCCGGAAGCCTCCGTACCGCATGTATTTGAGCATATGTCAATCTCATGATCCTTAGGGATGAACTTCTGTAGGTGTCGTTTGGTATTTCGACTTGCTAACAACAGTTGAACTCGCCTCGTATTGCTTCCGGCTTCTCAATCGTCTGTAAGGAATGTGGTAGTTCTTTGATGCCGCTCCTGGATATATCAAACTCAATTAGCGATTTCAACTTCCCGATTGAATCCGGAAGCCTCTCCAACGATAGGTACCCGCTCAGATATAGGTATTCAAGGCTTGCAAGACCTCCGATGGAGAGGGGAAGTTGTGCGATTTCGTTGCAACGATGAGCACTGATGATCCTTAAATTCTTCATTCCTTGAATTTCGGGGATATTCTTTATCGGAGTCGAATCAAGTAGGAGTTCTTTCAAAGCCTCGAGTTCGCCAAGCTCGCCTGGCAGTCTACTAAGTTCCAGACAATAGCGCACATCCAAGGAAACTAGGCACTTCAACTGACCAATAGACTTATCAATTTTCACCAAGTTCCTACATTCTATCAGTACCAAACGTTCTAAATTTGCATGTGCAGAGAGATTAGGGGTTTTTTGCAAGTAATAGTAGCCAGTCAAATTTAGAACTGTTAAATTCTTGGCCATCTGCGAAAAGAAAAATCGTGCAAGTCAAATGAGTCTTTCCCTCAAATAGAACGGGGATACTGGTAAATGCCCCCTAGAACAATATTGTACCTTCATTTGGCTCCACCCCTTCCAAATTTGTGTAATTCCACTCCAAAATAGATCGAGAATAGCAAGACTTGCCAAGTAAAAACTCCCTATGTCAAGCATTGGAAGGAGATTATTCAGAGGAAGCCA
Protein-coding sequences here:
- the LOC115749756 gene encoding uncharacterized protein LOC115749756, with product MGMARSLVGRTLAVALPLLFLLSITALSSATPPPSRARKLGFFYTRTRGRCTPQYWSSGREKWPRMVPRKSTVSRAFGSRAIAERYGGDLTVWESTAGVVVGGGDAYGRLVKQASAALLNSYARKGFTYSAWEVKTLLIQALASPRAAADQAGQFAVANEACN
- the LOC115749757 gene encoding disease resistance protein RML1A-like isoform X1; its protein translation is MRLTYAQIHAVRRLPESLIRLELLKLHTKKLPNLSDLVNLRELSLGFCEGGRTPKLVEDPMPWWIGRLRKLESLTLISKVVVTLSADIGLLSHLKTLELRCPNLRYLPRPPASLSSLSLQNYMSVHAIDLSNLKKLSKLTMTLAAITEIQGLDCLEYLQTLSLVFLGCLEVLPDLSNSKKLRKLHIEKCECLVEIQGKMPASLELLMMEKCESLEKLPDLSSLEGPEEIKIYACVKLNVEVIPGYAEKREETYQ
- the LOC115749757 gene encoding disease resistance protein RUN1-like isoform X2 → MLDIGSFYLASLAILDLFWSGITQIWKGWSQMKMAKNLTVLNLTGYYYLQKTPNLSAHANLERLVLIECRNLVKIDKSIGQLKCLVSLDVRYCLELSRLPGELGELEALKELLLDSTPIKNIPEIQGMKNLRIISAHRCNEIAQLPLSIGGLASLEYLYLSGYLSLERLPDSIGKLKSLIEFDISRSGIKELPHSLQTIEKPEAIRGEFNCC